The genomic region TCCCCATGAGTCTATTACCACTTCAGGTGCACAGTGCTGGTGCTACACCTCTCATTTAAAGTCCTTGTAATGGATGCAGGTTTAGTATCCAGGCAACAAACCTTCACTGACCTCTAGGTACCCTTTGCACTGGATTATAATCACTGACCTGCACACATTTTCGCCTCTGACACAGTAGCCTGtaataatgtataaataatTAAGAAGCGACAGGCACGCAGTACATAATCAACCACAATAATTAGCTTTTCTCTTCGGAAAGCAGTCAATGAATTTATAAAGGTATGACCTGATAATGGAAATCATTTAAGCAATAACTGGTCACATTGTATTGAATTTCATGCAAATTAGATTTTCTTATCGCCTTGTCCAGGCATGACACAAGACAGGCAATTAACATTTAAGCTTCagttcaaatacacacacacataaataaataatctgttATGTTTCTTATATCCCCCAGATGGCAGAAAAGAGCTGATTCCAAGCATTTGTGGTCAAGACAGCAGTGTTGCCACAGTGGGCTGTGCTTTGGTGTATTTAAATAATGTGGTAAAACACAAGTATGCACATAATCAAACTGTATTATTATCTTTCCAGCTGGCTTCCTGTACTTACCCTCACTTATGTCCATGCCAAAGGCAACATTTGAATGAACATAAAACTTTGAACGTTGGCCTCAtttaccattttgtttttatacgcATTAGTTTTAACACCAGCCTCGTACAACCGTTTAAATTCAGTATAACAATCTAATTGCACCCCCCTGACTTTATCTTTTTGTGTTAATGCATCTGAAGATGTACTTATTAGCATCCAAGAGCTTCACAGAGAGAAATGGTGCATTAATTTGCTATTGTATTGGCTCAAAACAAACCTCCCTACTCAACAAACAAGTGTAAAGGTTCAACTGTCAGAGGTTACCAACTGCACTTGCATATACCCTTTTACAACTGAAATAcctaaattaaaaacactgccTTAAATTCATTTAGATGGATCAATAATTTTCTACCTATTGCCTGTTATGAACAATCTGCAGTTGATAATCATATTGTACAGAAGTAGGAGCAAACAAGGGACTGAAAATAGAAACAATCTTAACAACAATGGCATGCTTTAGAAAATAGTCTGCAGTGATGAAAAGACGACCAATTGattcttatatatatatatgtatatacatacacacgTTAAGCAGGTTGAAGAGGCTGAAGATTGGTCACGTGAAGAAGCCCTCCTTTTACCTTCATCCCTTCTAAATATTATTTAGGGGTTTTGAAGATGATCAAAATACATCATTGAACACTGCTTTGTTGCTTAGAACAGTTTATATATTCAATACTAAGGAAAGCTGTCTCTAAATTCCTTCATTTTATTtctcaaacacatttatttgcaggaaaaataaaatgtaagctAAAAAGCTCAAGTATAAATATGTGGGAGATAATGGGAGCACATGGGATTACgaattatgattattttatgatATTGTAACTTACTATGATTTGCCTTTTTCTTTAATATCCTGCTAGtgtattaaatatttaatttgagCTGATGTCaaaggaatttgttgttttattgcaaTTACTTGACATGTAAGTAcacatgtatgtacatatatgtgcatgtgtgtatgtatattcattcattcattcatcttctaaccgcttcatcctcttgagggtcgtggggggactggagcctatcccagctgacattgggcgagaggcagggtacaccctggacaggtcgccagactatcgcagggctgacacatagagacagacaaccattcacgctcacattcacacctacggacaatttagagttatcagttaacctagtccccactctgcatgtctttggactgtgggaggaagccggagtgcccggagagaacccacgctgacacggggagaacatgcaaactccgcacagaagggctcccacacccgggatcgaaccgggaaccctcttgctgtgaggcgacagtgctaaccaccagaccaccgtgccgccccgtGTATGCATATATGTATGCATATATGTTTTGGGGACATGTACCCCTCATCCACTATGCGCCTGCTGTAAATTGTGTAGTCGTTTGCAATTATGATGCAAGTtatatttactatttattttgtgtaaaaagaaaaagcagtgaTTTCATGTCAAGTAGATCTCTTCAGGGAATTAGATGAAGCCTTTCTCTGCATAATGAGGGACTCTCTCACATGAAACACCtgtgaaatacattttgttcCACCCAAAGTCACTAGTTTTTATCATGCAGAAACCCTAATACAGtgtattggtaaaaaaaaaaaaaaaaaaaaaaaaaaaaagtttgttataCGCTTAAACATAAAATCCTTGAGCCCTTGACTGCTTGACTGCAGAGAAACTAATTTCACATGATGCAGTATATTAATAATGCAGCAGTGTATAGAAGCTCTTGGACAGTTGCACCTAAATATTCATGCCTATACAAAGATTCCCTCATTTACTATGTATGACACAGTTACACACAATACTTCTCTGCACATTCCTGCTGAATCCAGGTGAGCCTCTGGACTTCTGGCTCTGCTGCTCGGGGATTAAATCGATGGTGTTGActgcacacataaaaaaatagcATTTATTTTGTAGTGACATCAAAATCTTCTGACTTCTACAGGTTGAGttaaaattatttataaaactttattttcctcttttcaaCTCAACAGCTGTTTCTCTTGGAAAACCTCCAAGTGATAAACCCAAACCACAAACATGGTACATACATCGAACAGCACACAGCGCCACCTACatcatcaaaagaaaaataaaatacacagtctACAGTGGAACAAAGCTTTAGAAATGATGAGAATAATGGTAATGAAGGATATATCACAAGACGGCCCATGTAGCTTGagatttcaaaaacaggaaagaaagcaaaatacaaaaaaaaaaaaaaaaaaggttgcgGAAGAAATGAAAAGATAGTCAAGGGAATATCTTTAATACTGTAATGTctgtcagacaaacacaaaagtaCATCCTAAATTCTCTGAATTGTTGCTCTGTGTACTTATCAACTGGTGTGTCTAGTGATACGAGACTTGAAACTCGGACTGAGGAGGTATTTTTACATATATCCTCAACAGGGTCATGCAAAGGGTTTACATTCAGTAGGGGGAGTGCCAgagaaacaataataaaatagaattatgatagagaaaataaattcatataCTCTGTACACACTGATCAATTTCTATTTGGCTTATACATCAGCTAAGCAAAGCGATTCATTCCTGAGGTGCAAGGCTGTTGACACATTTTCTACTATTCAGCATTGTgtggttgagtgtgtgtgtgtgtgtgtgtgtgtgtgtgtgtggttgagtgtgtgtgtgtgtgtgtgtgtgagtggcagGAGTAGGACCATTAAGTCTCAACCTTTTCTAATACACTCATGTACTTATGTTCATCTTTTATGTGTAGCAAAAAGgggacacacagtgacagacatTGCACTACATCCTTGAGTTCTACATGTGGCCTGGTGGCTGGTGAGTCTGTGCAAGCATTCAAAGCCTGCATCTATCTGTCTATGCCTTGCAACTTCAGCTGCTGGTGAGGTCATGTCACACAGAGACTTACACACGCTGGTTTTGCCACAATGTCATGACGCAACTACAGGGAGAAGTGGACGGATAGGCAGAGGAGGGGCTGGACATTGACACTTCATGTCTTCACGTTTCAAGCATAAAACAGCCAACAGAGTTAGCCGTCGGGCAGCGAGGAGAGCTTcttcacacacattaacacaaatcaCAAGAACAAAAACCCAATGGCCGTACCAACTGGTGTAAATGTGGTgcagaaacaacaacagatcCAATAGTAACTACGACTGTCAGTAGAATAATGCGAGGTAGCGTTGATGAGGGGAACAGAGGGAGCTGAAAGGACAAGCAGGCAGCGCTGGGTAAATGCTTAGATTTGCATTTCTGTGTACAAACAGAAGACAAATAGCCCTGTGAGAGCGAAGGAGGTGCATGAACCCCCCCTCCCGGGTTTCAGCTGGTGAACAAATCAGAACAAATGCATCGTACACTTGCGCGTGTGTACCGTGTGCTGATGTGTGTGCTGTCAGTTGCAGAGAGAAAACAGTCACTCTGTCTTTAGTGTATAtggatttgaaaaaaaattgtaacTCTGCAGAGCAATGACTCAGATTATGTTGTTAAgagcaaaagcaaaacttttcaataaaatgtttcttttttttcctcataggGCAAGTTCAATGTCACTATCAAAATACTGATAACCCATTTACAAAGCggaaaatataacaaaataaaaacattcagaTGTTGAAATGACTTCATACAgtagcatatttttttttaaatctgttcaaaATCATTTGGAAATGCATGCACAGTGTGGATGAACAttaccttttcttttcttttacacaATACTGTAACATTGTTTTGCATTATACTTAGTCTGTTTTACAAACACTTATGGACACAAATAAAACTAAGAGAAGTCACTGACATGCATGCTCTCAtgctgaacagaaaaaaaaaatcacaaccaTTATTAACATTTCACATTATAGctatctgaaaaaaaaagagaaatgaatgGAATTAAACCATGAGAAATATCAATGCAAGTTGGGGCAAGTTAGGAGGCAGGATTTGTTTGGTGTTGTCATGGGTTAAAAGGTCAAGGGTCAGGACTGTTGGCCGCCCCACTGGCTCTCTACGGGCCGCCGAAGGAGCTCCTCTACATGCCTCGCCACGTCCATGGTGTCGTCCAGGTCGAAGTCTCCGTCGGCATCCAACATAGAGTCACTCCTGCCACAGGACACAGAGTGGAGCCAAACTGCACTCAGACAAGCTGGCAGCACatcaccaaataaaaaaaaaaacaagcaggagcaaCAAGACACTCTTTACTCACACAAaacgcacgcgcgcacacacacacacacacacacacacacacgctcacacgctcacacacacagagcagctcaTAGCTTCAGAGGACTTGTTGACTCACATAGGTGGGTATATGCCGTAGGCGTGAGGGTGATTGACAGGTGCCGGGGAGGCTCCGTGATCCATATAGGTTGGATTCCCACTTGCTGGGTCTGGATTAGCTGTAgtaaacctgcacacacacacacacacacacacacacaaacccaagATAAAAGCCTATGAGTCTATGTTCAGCAGTTGCCTAAGCAACTACCCTCAGCGTGTTTTCCAGGCCTCGCTACATCATTATGGCCATTCTCTGTGCTGCGGGTGAACCAGCCGTGGAAACAGGCAGGAAGCGGGGCGCGTTAACTAACAAGCCTAACTCTAATGATGAGTGGAAGACAAGCTCGCTCAGGAACCCTGACCATCCTTGATTGGCCTCCTCTAACTGTAACAGCTAGCTAATTGCTGATCTGAATTCAGGGTCCAGTTTGCGTTAACTCTAAATGTTGCCACAGAGGAAAAACTGGGGGGTGGGCGGcaaggaggaaagaaaggagagaaagagcaggAATGGACGAAGAGGAGGAAGGCAAACAGGAAGCTGGGTACTTACTCGGGCACCACTTGTTTGATTTGTGGTTTCACGTAGCCATCCACTGCTTtggctttaaaacaaacaagcacagggagagagagaatgacGGCTCAGTGAATTCGCCACACAGCGATCAATACGTCCGTTCACTATGAAGGATTTGAAGCTGTGATGTTAAATTTTGAAAGTAACAGAAAGCCTGTGCAAACAGAAGGTTGCTTACAGAGTGGTGGGGTGTAATATTTGGAGAAAACCTCATCCTTGGGTCTGTCGGGGTAGAGGAACAGGAGGTGATTGAGATCGCTGATGCGGTCAGCCAGAGAGCGAATGGAAAAGTCTTTGGTTGTATAGGGCATGAGGTTCCAGACCATTCTCTCACCTGGAGAAACACAGCACCCACACCACAGCATCAGCAATTAGAGTAATATAATCAGTAGATGACAGATAGCAGAAGTTATGTTGTGAAAGTGGCTACATCAATTCAACTTAAACCTCAGATGGGTTACTAATAAGTCCCTCTccagagacattttaaaatagtCTGGAATGATCAATGTTTGTTCAACAAGGTTTTCTCAAATAAAAAGTTGAAGAAAAATCTGAAAAGTAGATCTGCTTTTCCTCCCTCAGTGAAAAATTATGGATGTGGCCTCCACCTCGACCACCACCGCTGCTTGCCTCAGGTTTAACTTTTGCTTTCCGCTTTCTCCAGCGCTGGCACAGCACTACAACAAAGTGTGGAGATACCTAGATCTGGCTATGCGAGACTGGTACTAGTGCTGGATTGACCGGTGAAAGAAAAGTATGCATTAAGATGTCTAGCCTCATAGGCATAGATTTCTAGgcatacatataaaacatgctTTTGTCCCCTCCAAATGAAAGCAGCAGACGGTTTTCATTCTGACGAGGAGACTCATAAATCCAACAATGCCTCTGGTAAAGTAGGTGCAATAGCTGTAGTCTGCCATTaaacagaaaggagaaaaaacaagtACACACGGTTGAATCAGGAAGTACcatgacatttccaccataaattgatgcagaaaataacaaaaatgtgcacaaaaataATTCACCATAATGCAGGAAAATAAGTGTCTGACACTCAAGATTTCTTGGGGTGGACTGCGAGTGCAACATgatcattcatttggagttatGCGTCTGGCCGAACTGGTGAAGTCTGTTGCAGTTTGTCTTTCTGACCCCGAGTggtcagaaaaataaattaatgcagctttaattttagaAAAAGATCACAGGAGATTTAAAATGCATCTGACTTAAATTCCTGCCTTGATTCATGCTAATTTTTGAAAGTCTGAAAATGATGCAATCTCAACCTTGTTATAACTGTCACGGTCACATGTTGTCCTTTTTGATCAGTTGCCAATCTTCAAGAAGACGGTCTTAGATGAATGCAAAGGGCAGCTTTTCACTGAGAcccttggggggggggggggggggcatgaaTGACAGCCTACATCCTTGAAGTACCTTGGTTTAGTTTAAATTTGTTAACCTCAACAGACTGACACCAACAGTGAGCTCAGTGCACAGTAAACAAAAGAAGGACGCAGAGGTCCGGCTCCAACCATGTAGCTGGATGAGTGATGTTGCAGGGTAATGAGAGGAGCATACCACGGGAAGTGCATTAAGCCCACAATGCTTCACCTAAAGCCTGCATCCTTTTTTGATGATGGAAAGCAAGGCATTCAGTGTATGTTGTGGCTGGTTAGTAGCTGCTAAATCAATAAGGCTTGGCTGTAATTAAATCCCCTGGACCttataacaaaacattttaccaGTACCTGTGACAGTCACATGCATTTATATGTCATACCTGCTTTGTTAGGATTTTCTGCCACCCAGGCGATTGTAATTCCTCCAATCTCAGAGTCACTAAAGCGCAGAAGGAAAGTACCATTGGGTTTGGACATCAACATGTCCTGGGCCTGCTGCTTGTTCACAAAGCCCAATATGGCTctaaaaaagagaagagagataATTAAAACTGTCATTGCCGCACCTTCACTCTCCTTCTTTTAAATCCTAGTTAACTGAGGAGAGCAGGTCCAGCTCCCCAGGTTGCCATGGAAAATAATGAAAGTGAACTAATGCCTGAGCTGTAAAGACTGACAAAACTAGGACAGGAAACATTTACTTTTACAGAACATGCAGTCCAGCTTCCAAATTGAAACAAAAGCTATTGTTTTCACTATTTGGTTCTGAcacatttttcaacaaaaaaaaagaaactaacaAAAACCTCTGCAGTTTCCTTACCCATCATTCCAGTGTGGTTTGAGATGCTTTTTTGTGAGTTCCATCACACCATCAAACCACTGCCAAAATGTGAAGTTCCTCACTGGCAAGCTTTCCTgcatgcaaaatgttttttggggaaaaaaaaaaaacatttaaaaaaagcacaCTGGATCTGTACATCTTTAAAAAGGTTTTCACTTCCCCTCATGTGCATCCAATCCATAAATACAACAGAGAACAACATGTCCTCATCCCAGTTGTTTATGATTTAACCAagtgtgcagctgtgtgtgtatatgttgtgtgaagaaaaagaagagcgggtgaaactgtgtgtatgtgcgtagCTCGTACACCAGTCCGTGGGGCGGCTGAAACTTGATGTTCCTGTAATCTAATGAGAGTGATTGTGTGtagtgaatgtgagtgtgttttctgCTATGGCCAGCTGCTTTGAGCCACAAAATGAGGCCTCCAGCCTTTCACTGTGTGGACAAACAGGCCCATTAAGATGAAGACCTGGCCACCAATGAGGCGCTCTCACTCAAGTCGATTACAGAATAGGGCTGTAGGAGCACTGCAAATGGAGCACGAAATATTCCTATGTATGAATAAGCAATACACTCCATGGAGAACAATCGTGCGAATGAAATGGCTTACTGCAAACTGGCCTGCaggcatttttaaaatgcaaagagGAGAAAACCTTCTCTAATTATGAGTGAATTCCATACATTAACACAGATGATATCAGATAATTAGTATCTTCTCTATAACAGCGTAAAAAAAGGGAGAGAATCACAAGGAAAGAGTCTGGTGCTGACCCTGTTAAACTGTGACCAAGTCATAGTCATGTTGCGGTAGTCGTCGGGGTTGTTGCTAGAGCTGCTGAAGGCCTTTTGAGCCAGGAAGACCAGGTTCTCTTCAGACAGGCCTCGGTTACTCTGCACCTCAGCCTTGTACTTCATGTTGATGGCATCACACAGCTGAGGCCAAAGCACCTTATCTGGCACGAGGAAAGGCACCCGTCCCTGTGGATGCAGAGGATTTACATGAGCTTTATCGATGAAAGAAGGGCGGCGGCAGAATGCAAAACACGGTCATATATAAAATGTGCAAACATGAgcacatcaacaaaagcacttgtAACTATTTCCAGAGAAGCAGTGTCTTTATTAGATTAGTAGTGTTATTTCTTATCCAATAGTCACCAGTATTCTAATGTAACACTTCTActcatattcatatttatttaactgGTCATTCATTCCGCTATGCACTTTAAATACCAGATGCCTCTTTGTCCAGGGCTCTGCTGGAACTGTCCTCTCTTATATTATACATCTCTTATATTCTACATTTTGCATGTGCGCTTTacctgtatatgtatatatgtacacatgTATAAATGCATATATAtgtgtgatatatatatatatatatatatatatatatatatatatgtatatatatataaattattttaaaaaaaatctttttatctttatatttttgtacttGTACATGTCTGAAGGCATTCCCATGTACTCCGCATGtggaaatgacaataaagttgaactTGACTTGACATTGCATCATTGTTTCCGCAAaggttacatttttttgtgaacaGATCCAAATCAAAGGAAAATAAAGTAGTTAGTAGTTCAAGTGGATAGACAAAACATACAGTGTACagatattaatattaatatcacTATCATATGCATTTATCTTTATATGAAGGGCAACAACTATTGATTATTTCTATAATTGTTTAATCAACTAAaggttaaagggaaactttggtgTCTTTCAACATGGACCCCCTTtacccatgtttttgtgtctaagtgactaactgaggaaaacatttttacaattggtCCATTACCAAGCCACACCCCTGCAGCTGCGAAACGgactgcaatgtaaccactagAGGCAATTGCGCACTGTCAATgcacgtccactaaaagtggacaggctcagattgttattttaggtgtcagcattatggaaaggaaaaaaaattctgtACTTAAATCGGTCACTTAGTCATTGTTGTCCTACAACAACTAAACTCcttgacttcagaatgagacttctTGAGTGAGATGTTGTTAGATACAATAACAAAGAGACCAGATCAAGTGAAAGGTAAGAAAAATTCTTTATTTCTCTGATGCCTCGTTTCCACTTATGTATAGTGCCCGTAGAGCTGCAAAATATATGGATGATGCCGCTAGAAATCTGATAGAAACCACCTGTAGCCATGGGGGACAGGCTGATTTTGTCCGTTTTTCGCTATCCGGTAGTTTGGAATGCTTGGAACATTTCCGggacaaaaacatgaatttcaATACGTGGCATGttgtgtgaaatatttaatcaaaagGACATATGAACAGCTGAACGAGTCATAATGATGATCTgactgtatgtaatatttatcatattttagcagaataacattactcaaattcacaatgtgttaaaactagatcaacttctttttaatcatacaaaTTCACTGTcaatcaacacaggcaactgaattgaagaAATTAgcctgttagccagttagcagcctgttagctaagctagcaaaCTGTCATACAGTCGCTCCAAAATCCACCGcaaaatttcaattttttaaatatactcGCAGCAAATTCAGAACTGAAATATTATAGAGGGGAGGAGTTTCGCAGGGCACATCGGATATAACTGAGattttcataggaatgaatggacttccgaTTGCCTCGTCTCCGTGGAAACAAGGCCTCAGGGTTCTTTCCTAAATGCAGTCAGAAATTCATAATAACAATttcagcctgtcagtggcaaaacaaacactttcagtggatgCACATTGACAGCGCCAACATGCCCCGAGTGGTTACACTGCTGCTCATTTTGCAGCTACTGGCTGCAGTCCTCTCTCTTATTGgagcaatttcaaaaattgttgtctccattagtcacttagacacaaaaatgtggGAAAATAGGGTTCAGGTTGAAAATGACCAAAGTTGCCATGTATTCATCTCTAAATAAAATtttgaacacagacacacacacgaacaTTTACTCACTGGCTCTGCAAAAGCGTTGTCCCACAACACAGTTGCTGTGGCATTATTGTCTTGGCTACCATGAACTATCACCACTACAGGAAGTGATAACGTCTGTTTGGAAAAAGAGGGGAAACCATCATTGTATGAATGCAATGACAAAAAATGCTGCGAAACAACATGACTTTCATAGTATTTGAATGGTAAATGGTTTAAATGGCAAATCTAAACCATATAAATAATATAGTCCTTTCTTCCAACTCTTCTGTCTGTGTCCTCTTACCTTCACTTGAAAGACAAGCTCATTGCCTCCGACACTGAACTGGGACTCAAACAGAATTGTGAACTTCTCTTCTGTGACAGATTCTGCTCCTCGTCTGTCCGATCGCTTGATCCTCTTCAAAGACTACATGAAAGATAATGTGTAAGAATGAGCAGTAGTGCATATATGGTGCAGATAGGCTGACATTGCATACATCATACATACAGTGCACGCAAGCATAATTAACTTTGAGTCAGACTACAGGGCTGACATGTTAATAGGCTATGGATGTCTCTGAGGATTGTTGCTAACAACGTGTGATGTAGAGAGAGACTCCACTGAAGCTGCAGACTGATGCTCCAAAGCACTACTGAGTTGCCATCAGTTTGTGCAATACATACTGCATTGTTATACCAACACCACACAGTCACTAGACAATTAGGTGTGTTGAAGTGCAGCTCAACTCCTTAGATTTTATTCAAAGGGTGGCtcatttatcttatttttgAGGCCTTTCTAAGTGTTCCTGATGTATTTAAATCAGAAAATTCAGATGTTGGTCAATATATGAATGTTTTAGCCTCAAAATGCTATTTTCCCAAGCCCTTCTAAAAACTTTTTTCCCACGCGGCCTGATATGGGTTTCTACATTATGTCGCTGCAATATACATAAAcccatgtactgctgtggacgccATGTTAGTTTGGTTctgaaagtcacacaataacgaTCAAACTAAATGACCGAgtaactcctgtgttctgtgaggtaaaattgctatttctgtcaatggagtctggtggctttaaggAGAGCATGCACAATGGATTTGGTTCCCCCTTcaaaaagggctgtctgatggcaaggtaaagcggtAAAATTATCTAAATATaacgtacacttaaactgatgttgattttaATAGGTGCTCCCTTTTTTAAGGGGCTAAAATACATCTTGCTGCTGCTCCCATCCACAGCCACCAGATtcctttgacagaaacagtaattttactttgcagaacacaCAAGGAGTTACCAATTACCACAGCCGCTGATcggttagttagtttgtgttattgtgtgactttcagAACCAAACTATCTGCAGTAggctatatactgtatatcctcCTGTCTGCCTTTTCCAGACTGGGGAGCATGCCAGCTGCATCTACAGTAGGTAATACACGAACTATGGATCTAATATACAGTACAAATGCAGTACTATATCTAATCTCAATGTGTCttcacctggttaaataaagtttaaatagCACTTTTCTCACTCTTCATGCTTGCACTGTCAGCtaacggtgtgtgtgtgtgtgtgtgtgtggggggggggatCAGCGTTACCCTAAACCACTACTTTGTGCTGATGGCTGAGTGGGAGTTTCCATttaaaagacacagaaaaaaagcatatgTACCTGccctttaaatgttatttcaaTATAATGACTTTTATCTAAAAAGTAAAATTGGAACTACTTTAGCAAGAAGTAAAACTATTTCACcccaaatatatatttacagttATTATAGGAAAATGTTATTTGAGGCATGGCTAACATAGAGCCACTTTTGCCACAGATTTCCATACTACTGATGTACATGGTGATTGAACACATCTCACCAAAGAGCAACCTACAACATGTCTTGCATGCCAGAGTCAGCTCTGCTCTagcacagatttgtgaacaCTGAGATAGTCAACTCAGTGTAGTAACTTCACTTTAGGAACACTTACCATGTTCCTGAAGTGGGCGCTGAGAGTGCCTGTAGTCTGGTGGTACTCCATCACACAGTTATTGTTGAGAATCTCTCCACTGCTGTCACTGAAGGAGAGAGACAATCAGGGAGAGAGTTAATTAGCTGTAATGTCTGCCTTGACACACTCAAGTACTGAGAATTATATTCTTCCCAGAACAAATTAAGACAAAATGATGCTCGTTTGGACGACAGCAACTGAGTCGAAACCGCACAGGGTGTAGGAATGATGTTCATGCTCACTTTTTTTATAGCTGGAAGATTGAGCTACCACTACCTTCACTacatgacaaacaaaacaccaggCAGATGTCTCTGGGCTGCGGACTGGGGTTTAGATGAGAAACAGCAGATGATGGCTAAGCTGTTGAATTGCGCACCCATATAACCACTGGCTGCCTGGCTGACCTACAGTCTTGGAAGGTTTCTATTTGTCAGTAGGAATGTAGAACGAGGCTGGGGAACAGGCTAAATGTGGATTCTGCATCCACACCATAG from Epinephelus moara isolate mb chromosome 18, YSFRI_EMoa_1.0, whole genome shotgun sequence harbors:
- the stat5a gene encoding signal transducer and activator of transcription 5A, which translates into the protein MAVWIQAQQLQGDALHQMQSLYGQHFPIEVRHYLSQWIEGQLWDAIDLENPQEEFKAKRLLDSLIQELQNKAEHQVGEDGFLLKIKLGHYASQLKSTYDRCPLELVRCIKHILYTEQRLVREATNSSSPVGGMMDSMSQKYQQINQAFEELRLLTQDTENDLRKLQHNQEYFIIQYQESLRIQAQLTSLATLPPADRQLREPALLSKRATVEAWLTREANTLQKYRLDLAEKHQKTLQLLRKQQTIILDDELIQWKRRQQLAGNGGPPEGGLDILQSWCEKLAETIWQNRQQIRRAEHLRQQLPIPGPIEELLNELNSTITDIISALVTSTFIIEKQPPQVLKTQTKFAATVRLLVGGKLNVHMNPPQVKATIISEQQAKALLKNENTRNDSSGEILNNNCVMEYHQTTGTLSAHFRNMSLKRIKRSDRRGAESVTEEKFTILFESQFSVGGNELVFQVKTLSLPVVVIVHGSQDNNATATVLWDNAFAEPGRVPFLVPDKVLWPQLCDAINMKYKAEVQSNRGLSEENLVFLAQKAFSSSSNNPDDYRNMTMTWSQFNRESLPVRNFTFWQWFDGVMELTKKHLKPHWNDGAILGFVNKQQAQDMLMSKPNGTFLLRFSDSEIGGITIAWVAENPNKAGERMVWNLMPYTTKDFSIRSLADRISDLNHLLFLYPDRPKDEVFSKYYTPPLSKAVDGYVKPQIKQVVPEFTTANPDPASGNPTYMDHGASPAPVNHPHAYGIYPPMSDSMLDADGDFDLDDTMDVARHVEELLRRPVESQWGGQQS